A window from Capsicum annuum cultivar UCD-10X-F1 unplaced genomic scaffold, UCD10Xv1.1 ctg81043, whole genome shotgun sequence encodes these proteins:
- the LOC124895283 gene encoding uncharacterized protein LOC124895283 has protein sequence MNDSSAREMNERQPQRPCGCVGIFFQLFDRNRRFAKMLFPKKLLSPACLKQASKKFGGDAKQPKLRLIANENSGGFPNTKNNGMTDTRCESKSETKAPIWLPGSWVWNRCPQDQAVGPKRLQLLELGAMWQTKFVLDLADLIKKIWILRWPK, from the exons ATGAATGATAGCTCAGCTAGAGAAATGAATGAGAGACAACCTCAAAGGCCTTGTGGTTGTGTGGGCATTTTCTTTCAGCTCTTTGATCGGAACCGTAGATTTGCCAAGATGCTGTTTCCAAAGAAACTGCTTTCACCAG CTTGCTTGAAACAAGCTTCAAAAAAGTTTGGAGGGGATGCGAAGCAGCCAAAGCTTCGTTTG ATTGCTAATGAGAACAGTGGGGGTTTTCCAAATACAAAGAATAATGGAATGACTGATACACGTTGTGAAAGCAAGAGCGAAACGAAAGCTCCAATTTGGTTACCAGGATCATGGGTTTGGAATCGATGCCCACAGGATCAGGCAGTAGGCCCCAAAAGGCTTCAGCTTCTAGAACTTGGAGCAATGTGGCAGACAAAGTTTGTGCTTGACCTGGCGGATCTGATAAAGAAGATATGGATTTTGAGATGGCCGAAATAA